GTCACGTTGAGCCGAGTCAATTGACTATTTCAGATATTTAATTCGGATGTAGCCCAGAGAAAGTATCCAGAGATAGACTTCACTGTTGCTCTCTTTTTAAATTGTTACTTTATAAAAACGGATTTATATCGTTCTTTAAACAGTCAATTTGCATTCGCGTGAAAGGATCATCTACTTTTCTAATTTGACAATTTTGGTATTACAATGTAGCAGCCCTAATGTTTTGGTTTGTAGTCATTATCCAATGCTTTCCCGTATTGCATGCTGACGTCAGAAACACACGGCTAgccttttgccagcagctctgtcGACGGCGTTCTCAACATTCGAGCTGTCAGAGCTGTCTGTTTTACTGTAACCTTGATGATGCAGGCAGAGCGAAAGAATGTAACAATCTTAAACCATGCAAAGCCATCTTGGCCTTGGAGTGTGTGCTTTGTCCTATCTTATTGCGTGCACATGCCATCAATATGCACCACCATATCTTGGCACACAATGGCTGcgttattttaatttttttaattgaatctttatttaactgCTTTTGTTGCAGCTATTCCTAAAGCTGTGCTCCTCTTGAGCTTGAAGGGCTTGATACACAATGTAAACAACAGTCATATATCTAAGTTGAGCCTGTTATTGTTTGTGAGCAGACTTAGGAATGGTTGGCAGTTGAAATGTATGGCATTTGAAAGTAAAAATGGTCTGTAATGAATTGAAAGGCTGCCAGTGTCATTTTTGGTAAAACATTGCCACTAGGCTAATACTCTTAACCAGGGTAGTCCGACTAAATTGCTTCATAAGTGTCCAGTAATGTAAATCCAAACATCCATCTTAATATGAAGCTGTTATGAATGATGCATAATGTTCTCTGCAGTAGGGATAAACTTCATGAAATCTGTCTTTGTTTCAGTTGTTCCTTCTGGTTCAACTTTCGCTTTTtacttttgtttgttttcttctctttctttcttcattAAGAAACTTGCTGAAACAAACTGACCTGTGTACTCAATAGCAAGATATATTAAAGCAGAGACAGTGAGCAGACAAACATATAACTGGAGTGTCAGCATCAGGCCAGGTGGTGAAGAACCAGAAGAGTGGTAAGAAGAGCGACCTGGTCCGTGCCTCAGCCATGACAGACCCCAGCCTGACGTCCCCCTCAGAGGCCCCTCTGCGCTCCCCCCTGTCTGcacccctttccctctccttccccttcttGAGGGAGGGCAGCCGTGTGTGGGAAAGGGGAGCGCCACCCCAGCCCCGGTCACTGCCCAGCCCACTGCCCACCAAACGCAACCGCACCTATTCAGCGTAAGCAACTAGATATGCTGCTCATGAATGCGTTTCTGTCTTAGAATTGGTTTGATAGTGCATGTTTATTATCGTTCACTTATATGACGTTTATATATACATTCCTTAACTTCTTAGAGAATCATTTATTTCCACAAGCAGTAGCAGAAGGGATATGGTGTGTTGATGTAATGTTTTGTTGAGTGGACATGatgctctctcctctgtctctcatcaGCACGGTGCGGGCCACCTCAGGGCCAGCGTTTAAGGGCGTGTGCAAGAGCTTCTGCAGGTCACAAGGTCATGGCTTCATCCGCCCCACCAATGGCGGTGATGACATCTTTGTTCACATCTCTGAGTGAGTGGCCTTCATCACTACAGCAGCCTTCTTTAGCTTGGCAAATTGCTAAAATGAGCAGAATGCCCTGTTTTTTAATATTCTGTTCACAGCTTTCTATCTCAGAGCAGCAATGTAACATCAGTGTTCAGTGTCAGATAAAATGTGTCAAGGTTCAGAGCAGGAACTGACTGCATATTCATATTGTGCAGTAAATGAACATCTAAATCATTAATTCAATCTATTTCAGTATCGAGGGCGAGTATGTCCCAGTAGAAGGAGATGAGGTCACATACAAAGTCTCCCGGATCCCACCAAAAAACCTGAAGATCCAGGCCGTGGAGGTGAAGATAGTTCATCTGAACCCAGGGACGAAGCATGAGACCTGGTCTGGCCAGATCATCAGCCAGCTAGACGAGAGCTAGGCTTCAGCACTGGCCTGTTTATCTACACTTGGCTACAGGGAGGGCTAGGGTGGGAAGTTGAGGGGTCTGGCTAGGGCAGGCAGGGACGGCCAACTGGTGCTGGTGAGTCTGTctaaatcaggtgtgctagagctgggctggaacaaaacccTAGATACACTGACTGGCTCCTCAGGACACAAGTTGGCCATCCGTGAACTAGGATGTGGTTAGTACAGACTGGATTGATAAGTCATAAAAGCAAGGGAGGAGAATATGTTCAACCTGAATGTACTGGAAATGGGTGAAGGGACTGAGCGGAGTGGTGGAGGAAATAGAATGAGAAATCCGACACCATTTTGAAGAGAAGCATTACTATTGGTGTGATATGAAAATGAGGTTGGAGAGAAAATAACTGACGAAGGTTTAGAGGTACAGAATCGGAAACGTCTGATTGAGAGAGCAAtcgagaagggagggagagatgggcgTAAGACAAAATAAAAAGCTTGGAAGAATGATTTATATTTGACTGTGAATGGAAAAGCCACTATTAATATGTTCTCGAGGTACACAACCATCTTTGTATTTTTTgccttttatttatatatatttatttaatcattttgtttagatttttttgtatCCGTTAGTTTTGAGGTTACTGGATTTAAGTTTTGGGTATTGTAGTCAAACGAATGCACTTAAAAACTTGAACTTGTATTCTGAAATACTGCCGAACCGACTACAACTCCTATTAGGCTTTATCATGTGGCAATTGGTAGTCCTGCTTGCAAATTGTAACTCACCATGATGGTATGAGAAAATTACTGCATGGTCTTTGAAACTATTTGAAACTTTTCTATTGTCTGAGagacactgtaacacactgtcaatggaattgaaatacatttgaatgTATTTGTCTAAGTTCTGAAATGATCATTTAATTGTTACTGAGCCGTTATTCGTATTTGTTTCATGTCTACCCGTTATGTTTAGCATTTCTCCATATTTAACCTATTTCTATGTATTTTTCTGTACTTCATTCTTACTGTTTTGGGttgttttatttcatattttagttTTAGTTAAAATGCTAGGTTTTTCATTGGTCACAGTTCAGAGCATTTTCTGTTAGACAAGCCACTGTGGCTATAGTTTACCCTCATTTCTATGTGAGCCTTGAAAGAGCACTAAAAACATTTTATGATTCACAATTATGGTGGCTGTTATCTTTCTTTAGTAGTTATCTTTGGAGATAAGGGTGTATACATAGTATGTGACATTATATATGACATGCCTATGCCGTACTTATACTTTCCATCTGTTGTACAAAAAAACAACAAGTCACACTTGGcacaataatataaaataatttattacaatGAACATAGTTCAAATGAATACAGTACTCAACAATCCCATGATGATTTCACAATTAGTGTATGTCGATCAAACTGTACAAGTGAGTCCACTGGATCTTTGTCATTCAGGAAGGTTTAATGGCCTTTGGCAGAAGGGTCAAGACATCCAGATTATTGTATTTGTCGCAGATGTCATTAACTTtttaataaaatttgatttgataatatacAACTAAAGGATGTGTACCTGTGAATATACTGGGTAGGTAATGTAAAGGCTGTATAAGCCATCTGTGAGATCCATTTCTTATAGTGGTGCAGACTGAAGTAGCAGGAATAATTTATATGTAATTGCATAGATGAGGTAAGACTTCTTTCTCCCTACAGTGTCtaaacactcttagaaaaaaagatgCTATCTAGATTCTAATTAGGgtttttcggctgtccccataggagaaccctttgaagaaacctttttggttccagattgAACTCTATCCacaaagggttttacatggaacccaaaagagttctggaataaaaaagggttctacctggaaccgaaacgggttctcctatggggacagccgaataacccttttgtgTAGAAAGTTTACaccccccttggatttcttcacattttattgtgttacaaagtggaattaaaattgatttgtcatttttttgtcaacaatctacaccaaatactctgtcaaagtggaagaaaaaaatataccttgattagataagtattcacccccctgagttaatacatgttagaaacacatttgacagcgattacagctttgagtcatcttgggtaagTCTCATAAGATCTTCGCACACCTGTATTATGcaatattttcccattattcaagctctgtcaaggtgttggagaCCATGGCTAGatagcaattttcaagtcttgccatagattttcaagcagatttaagtcaaaattgtaacttggccactcaggaacattcactgtctcctTGGTAAGCTACTCCAGTGTATATTCAgctttgtgttgtaggttattgtcctgctgaaaggtgaattcctctcccggtgtctggtgtaaagcagactgaagcaggatttcctataggattttgcctgtgcttagctccatcccattggttttcatcctgaaaaactccccagtctttgccgatgtcaagcaGACCCATACCTTGAAGGCaattactcagtgatgtgttgtgttggatttgccccaaacataaggctttgcatttaggccaaaaagtatATTCCTTTGCCgtgttttttttgcagtattactttagtgccttgttgcatgttttggaatatttttattctgtgtatttttattatttttatgacTCTGtaatttaggtcattattgtagagtcactacaatgttgttgatccatcctcagttttctcccatcacagccgtt
This sequence is a window from Oncorhynchus mykiss isolate Arlee chromosome 13, USDA_OmykA_1.1, whole genome shotgun sequence. Protein-coding genes within it:
- the LOC110486420 gene encoding cold shock domain-containing protein C2; translation: MTDPSLTSPSEAPLRSPLSAPLSLSFPFLREGSRVWERGAPPQPRSLPSPLPTKRNRTYSATVRATSGPAFKGVCKSFCRSQGHGFIRPTNGGDDIFVHISDIEGEYVPVEGDEVTYKVSRIPPKNLKIQAVEVKIVHLNPGTKHETWSGQIISQLDES